The Flavobacterium psychrotrophum region GCAGCGACGATGACACATCGCAACCCGTAAACGAGGAAGAAGTTATCACAACAATAACGGCTACCCTAACCCCTGCTACAGGTGGTACTGCAATTACCCTTACATCCCGCGATCTTGATGGCGATGGCCCTGATGCGCCGGTAGTAACCGTAAGCGGCCCTTTTGCCGCAGGTACAGCATATAACGGTACGGTAACATTCCTTAACGAGCTTGCCAGCCCGGCAGAAAACATTACCAGCGAGATACTTGAAGAAGGCCATGACCACCAGATCTTCTTTCAGCAAAACGGGTTAGGTACATTTACGTATAATGATACTGACGACCATGGCCACCCCATTGGCCTGAGCTTTAAGTATACTGCGGCTCCGGCAGCGGCTTCGGGTTCGCTGATTGTTACATTAAGGCACCTCCCTAACAAATCGGGTACCGGTGTATCGGGAGGCGATATTACTAATGCAGGCGGCGGTACCGATGCAGAAGTAGTATTCCCTGTATCAGTTCAGTAAGCTAAAAGGCTAAATCATAAGGGCGCGGATGCTGTTGGTTATCAATAGTATCCGCGCTTTTTATTTTACAGCACTTCAAAACCTTTAAGATTTCACAACAAAGGCGTACAATTAAACACCTCAAATAGTAATCTTTCTCTAAAAATTTAAATTTAACATTATTTACATAATTATGGTTTTCTCAGAATTAACTTAAATTTTTTAAGGAATATTTTATTAACTTGTGTAAACATTTCAATTCCACATCATTAAAAATTTATTCGCCTATGAATTCAAGTTTTACCCGCATTGTCCGCATACTGCTTGGGATTATTCTTATTGTATTTGGAGCTAATAAAATATACTCGTTTATCCCCTTGCCCCAACCACCTGCCGAGGCTTCCAGTTTTATGGAGTCGCTTATAAATACCGGTTACATGCTGACTGTTGTCGCCATTATAGAGATCTGTATTGGCTTCATGCTCATCCTTAAATTGTATGTGCCTTTTGCCCTGATGGTATTGGTACCTATATCATTAAACATACTGTTATTCCACCTGTTTTTAGATGTACCCGGCATAGGGGCAGCCATAGTGGTGGTAGCACTTAATGCCATATTGCTGTACAAACACAGGCGCAGGTATGTGCCACTTTTCAGGGAAGCATATTAGCATCCAATGCTTATATACCTGGCACGGGCACATAGGTTACTCCTTTCGGCCCGTGCTTTTTTATTTGTATTAGCTAAAGGCTTTTGCTTATTTTTGTGTAAATCCAATACCAGAATGAAAAAATCGGCATTAATATTTACACTGGCTACAAGCCTGAGCACATTCGCACAAATGAATACTATAAAATATCCGCAAACCCGAAAAGACAATACGGTAGACACTTACTTTGGCACAGCTGTGCCCGACCCTTATCGCTGGCTGGAAGACGACCGCAGTACAGAAACCGCAGCATGGGTAAAAGCCCAGAACGAGGTAACCAACAATTACATAGCGCAGATACCTTTTAGAGATGCCATAAAAAAACGCCTAGAGCAACTCTGGAACTACGAGCGTATATCTGCCCCATTTAAAGAAGGAAATTTTACGTACTATTATAAGAACGACGGCCTGCAAAACCAGAGCGTACTATATCGTAAAGGCAAAGATGGCAAGGAAGAAATTTTTCTGGATCCAAATACCTTTAGTAAAGACGGTACCACATCGCTTAGCATGGTACGCTTTACTAAAAAAGGCGAACTTGCAGCTTACATGATATCTGAAGGTGGCAGCGACTGGGGCAAGATTATCCTGATGGATGCCCTTACCAAAAAGCCATTGGGCGAAACCATAGAGAATGTAAAATTTAGCGGTGTGGCCTGGAAGGGCAGCGAAGGCTTTTACTACAGTACGTATGACAAGCCCGAAGGCAGCCTGCTTTCGGCAAAAACAGACCAGCACAAATTATACTACCACAAGCTGGGCACGCCACAAAGTGCTGATACCGTAATTTTTGGCGATGGCGAAAAACGCCGCTACGTAGGCGGTTACCTTACCGAAGACGAGCGTTTCCTGGTAATTACGGCTTCTAACAGTACCTATGGACGTATGCTGTTTGTTAAAGACCTTAGCAAGGCCAACAGCCCTATTGTTACCATGGTAGATAATTTTGACACCAACAGCAGCATAATAGACAATCAGGGCAGCACCCTGTTTATAACTACCGACTACAAAGCCCCAAACAACCGCGTAGTAACCGTTGATGCTGCTGCACCTCAACAGGCTAACTGGAAAGACCTGATACCGGAAACCGAAAACGTACTTTCTGCTTCAGATGGTGGAGGCTATATTTTTGCTACTTATATGAAAGATGCCATATCCCAAGTTAAACAATATGACTATAAAGGCAAACTGGTACGCGAAATTACCCTTCCGGGAATAGGCAGTGCAGGTGGTTTTGGCGGTAAGAAAGAAGAAAAAACACTGTATTATACCTTTACCAATTATGTAACACCGGGCAGTATTTATTCATTTGATGTAAAGTCGGGTAAATCGGCGGTGTACCAAACCCCAAAGATTGGGTTCAAAAGCGAAGACTACACGTCTGAACAGGTGTTTTACACCAGTAAAGACGGTACTAAAGTACCTATGATAATTACCTACAAAAAGGGACTTAAGCGCGACGGTAAAAACCCAACCATGCTGTATGGCTACGGTGGTTTTAACGTAAGCCTTACCCCTGCCTTTAGCATAAGCAATGCGGTATGGCTTGAAAATGGCGGTATCTATGCCGTGCCTAACCTGCGTGGTGGGGGCGAATACGGACGTAAATGGCACGATGCGGGTACGAAACTGCAAAAGCAAAATGTGTTTGACGATTTTATTGCCGCTGCCGAATATCTTATCAAAAACAACTATACATCACCTGATTACCTTGCCATTCGTGGGGGTAGTAATGGTGGCTTGCTTGTAGGTGCTGCCATGACACAACATCCGGAGCTGTTTAAAGTGGCCTTACCGGCTGTGGGTGTTATGGATATGCTACGCTACCACAAGTTTACCGCAGGTGCAGGATGGGCATATGACTATGGCACAGCCGATGATAGTAAAGAAATGTTTGATTACCTTAAAGGCTACTCGCCTGTGCAAAGCCTTAAAAAAGGTGCTAAATATCCGGCAACGCTGGTTACCACCGGCGACCATGACGACCGCGTGGTACCTGCCCACAGCTTTAAATATGCC contains the following coding sequences:
- a CDS encoding type 1 periplasmic binding fold superfamily protein — protein: MKNLKLLAFIAFTAITVSSCSDDDTSQPVNEEEVITTITATLTPATGGTAITLTSRDLDGDGPDAPVVTVSGPFAAGTAYNGTVTFLNELASPAENITSEILEEGHDHQIFFQQNGLGTFTYNDTDDHGHPIGLSFKYTAAPAAASGSLIVTLRHLPNKSGTGVSGGDITNAGGGTDAEVVFPVSVQ
- a CDS encoding DoxX family membrane protein, producing MNSSFTRIVRILLGIILIVFGANKIYSFIPLPQPPAEASSFMESLINTGYMLTVVAIIEICIGFMLILKLYVPFALMVLVPISLNILLFHLFLDVPGIGAAIVVVALNAILLYKHRRRYVPLFREAY
- a CDS encoding prolyl oligopeptidase family serine peptidase encodes the protein MKKSALIFTLATSLSTFAQMNTIKYPQTRKDNTVDTYFGTAVPDPYRWLEDDRSTETAAWVKAQNEVTNNYIAQIPFRDAIKKRLEQLWNYERISAPFKEGNFTYYYKNDGLQNQSVLYRKGKDGKEEIFLDPNTFSKDGTTSLSMVRFTKKGELAAYMISEGGSDWGKIILMDALTKKPLGETIENVKFSGVAWKGSEGFYYSTYDKPEGSLLSAKTDQHKLYYHKLGTPQSADTVIFGDGEKRRYVGGYLTEDERFLVITASNSTYGRMLFVKDLSKANSPIVTMVDNFDTNSSIIDNQGSTLFITTDYKAPNNRVVTVDAAAPQQANWKDLIPETENVLSASDGGGYIFATYMKDAISQVKQYDYKGKLVREITLPGIGSAGGFGGKKEEKTLYYTFTNYVTPGSIYSFDVKSGKSAVYQTPKIGFKSEDYTSEQVFYTSKDGTKVPMIITYKKGLKRDGKNPTMLYGYGGFNVSLTPAFSISNAVWLENGGIYAVPNLRGGGEYGRKWHDAGTKLQKQNVFDDFIAAAEYLIKNNYTSPDYLAIRGGSNGGLLVGAAMTQHPELFKVALPAVGVMDMLRYHKFTAGAGWAYDYGTADDSKEMFDYLKGYSPVQSLKKGAKYPATLVTTGDHDDRVVPAHSFKYAATLQECQAGSAPVLIRIETNAGHGAGKSVAQSIAELTDIQAFTLYNMGVTPNSDGGVK